A genomic segment from Clarias gariepinus isolate MV-2021 ecotype Netherlands chromosome 11, CGAR_prim_01v2, whole genome shotgun sequence encodes:
- the gtf2b gene encoding transcription initiation factor IIB: protein MASTSRVDALPKVQCPNHPDALLVEDYRAGDMICPECGLVVGDRVIDVGSEWRTFTNEKATKDPSRVGDAQNPLLNGGDLTTMIGKGTGAASFDEFGNSKYQNRRTMSSSDRAMLNAFKEISTMADRINLPRNIVDRTNNLFKQVYEQKSLKGRSNDAIASACLYIACRQEGVPRTFKEICAVSRISKKEIGRCFKLILKALETSVDLITTGDFMSRFCSNLGLPKQVQMAATFIARKAVELDLVPGRSPISVAAAAIYMASQASAEKKTQKEIGDIAGVADVTIRQSYRLIYPRAADLFPPDFKFDTPVDKLPQL from the exons TGTAGATGCTCTTCCTAAGGTTCAGTGCCCTAATCACCCCGACGCCCTGCTGGTGGAGGACTACCGCGCCGGCGACATGATCTGCCCCGAGTGTGGCCTCGTCGTCG GTGACCGTGTGATCGATGTTGGCTCCGAGTGGAGGACGTTTACGAATGAGAAAGCTACCAAAGACCCGTCACGTGTCGGTGACGCCCAGAACCCGCTCCTGAACGGAGGAGACCTGACGACGATGATCGGAAAG GGAACAGGTGCCGCAAGTTTCGACGAGTTCGGTAACTCGAAGTACCAGAACCGGCGGACGATGAGCAGCTCAGACCGAGCCATGCTGAACGCCTTTAAGGAGATCAGCACTATGGCGGACCGGATCAACCTGCCCCGCAACATCGTC GACCGTACGAATAACCTGTTTAAGCAGGTTTATGAACAGAAGAGTCTGAAGGGCAGGAGTAACGACGCCATCGCTTCAGCCTGCCTCTACATCGCCTGCAGACAGGAGGGAGTGCCCCGAACCTTTAAAG AGATCTGCGCCGTGTCCCGGATTTCCAAGAAGGAGATCGGCCGCTGCTTCAAGCTGATCCTGAAGGCTCTGGAGACGAGCGTGGACCTCATCACCACCGGAGACTTCATGTCCCGTTTCTGCTCCAATCTGGGCCTGCCAAAACAAGTGCAGATGGCGGCCACCTTCATCGCCAGGAAGGCTGTGGAGCTCGACCTGGTGCCGGGACGCAGCCCGATCAGTGTGGCTGCCGCCGCCATCTACATGGCGTCTCAGGCCTCGGCCGAGAAGAAGACGCAGAAAG AAATCGGAGACATAGCCGGAGTAGCCGACGTCACCATCCGCCAGTCATACCGACTCATCTACCCCCGGGCCGCCGATCTCTTCCCTCCAGACTTCAAATTCGACACGCCGGTGGATAAACTGCCTCAGCTGTGA